A genomic segment from Malus domestica chromosome 05, GDT2T_hap1 encodes:
- the LOC103434749 gene encoding uncharacterized protein At4g04980 isoform X2 yields the protein MSGFTERRIYKAVESTATEIFLRPSAQASSSPWYKAQSSAAVTGHTPPILSPKPIIPLTLPSVLSLTQPEFNHGSFKTKDMNGLMQFHKKVESVLEHLTDESQVLSRFEGFPTKKLEAIRMAAALHTNLNTMLNELQNWKLVVPLGQLLDKAERYFDKGNTQIKGEIDTMERTEDDEAKKFQSQNIHFDFNILIRIKEAMVDVSSSCMEMALKERREAKAAGKTGTKTDQKQTKDLCENAAEGFSVCF from the exons ATGAGTGGTTTTACCGAAAGGAGAATCTACAAAGCGGTGGAATCCACGGCCACTGAGATTTTCCTGAGGCCTTCAGCCCAGGCCAGTTCCAGCCCATGGTATAAAGCCCAAAGTTCTGCTGCGGTCACAGGGCATACTCCTCCTATATTGAGTCCAAAGCCCAT AATTCCCCTTACACTACCATCTGTATTAAGTTTGACCCAGCCCGAATTTAATCatggttctttcaaaacaaaagacatgaatGGGTTGATGCAGTTTCACAAGAAAGTCGAATCCGTCCTTGAACACTTGACTGATGAGTCACAG GTACTCTCCAGGTTTGAAGGGTTCCCAACAAAGAAGTTGGAAGCAATAAGGATGGCAGCAGCACTACACACAAATTTAAATACAATGCTCAATGAACTACAAAACTGGAAACTAGTGGTTCCATTGGGTCAGCTCCTTGACAAGGCCGAACGCTACTTTGATAAAG gtaATACACAGATAAAAGGAGAAATAGACACGATGGAACGAACTGAAGACGACGAAGCCAAGAAGTTTCAGAGCCAGAATATCCATTTCGACTTTAATATCCTCATCCGGATCAAAGAAGCCATGGTGGATGTCTCCTCAAGCTGCATGGAGATGGCACTAAAG GAAAGGAGAGAAGCAAAGGCCGCAGGTAAGACTGGAACAAAAACTGATCAGAAGCAAACAAAAGATTTGTGTGAAAATGCAGCGGAAGGCTTTTCAGTTTGCTTTTAG
- the LOC139196281 gene encoding glycine-rich protein 5-like — MGGGCGGPPFDDPGGGGGGGGQPIDGPGGGGGAGAPFDDPGGGESRGGTTFVDLGITGVGGGVGFTDTGPGSIGRGGGGGGPLTATTLCGVNVGGGGVAVTCGRMAGSDGGGGGGVATFSFKVCSGGGGGDVGILVAVSVLDSESCCVGGGGGGCGGGGGGADFGCGSRPWLEFQHHHLCCRYPVH, encoded by the exons ATGGGTGGTGGCTGTGGAGGACCTCCATTTGATGATCCTGGTGGAGGTGGTGGGGGTGGAGGACAGCCAATTGACGGTCctggtggaggtggtggtgcTGGAGCTCCATTTGATGATCCTGGCGGAGGTGAGAGTAGGGGTGGAACGACTTTTGTTGACCTTGGTATCACTGGTGTTGGTGGAGGGGTTGGATTTACTGACACTGGTCCTGGTTCCATTGGTAGAGGCGGTGGGGGTGGTGGCCCCCTAACTGCTACTACATTATGTGGGGTTAatgttggtggtggtggagttGCTGTAACTTGTGGCCGCATGGCGGGTAGTGATGGTGGTGGCGGCGGTGGTGTTGCAACATTTAGCTTCAAAGTgtgtagtggtggtggtggaggggATGTTGGTATTCTTGTTGCTGTTTCTGTATTGGACAGTGAAAGTTGTTGCgttggtggaggtggaggtggatgCGGAGGCGGAGGCGGAGGTGCTGATTTTGGTTGTGGAAGT AGGCCGTGGTTGGAGTTTCAACATCATCACTTGTGTTGTCGATACCCTGTCCACTAG
- the LOC103434749 gene encoding uncharacterized protein At4g04980 isoform X1, producing MPKDRSCGDSANEVRMTELRKKITIFRGIIDLPACDASAAITEMVMRLMGDLQKLFPEIVLHKQLSEIKEACTEKVMASFCKALKSIGESWMTSYDRLDKPRYDFPSPKENVNQDELVETVLETFDCLMKMALDKFDMMDEDGQKREDYSPRNCSFGKFLSDSESYASGSTCPSPITPSSVLPEIDGSPRARKKANIGSKSPLLWTLRVQAVGKLNPIDVKNLSLHLSKQGAHGTNNGLDKIENLFEDPPIGTELESNPQKTIAATDEMRK from the exons ATGCCAAAAGATAGGTCTTGCGGAGATTCAGCCAATGAGGTTCGGATGACTGAGCTCCGGAAGAAGATCACCATCTTTAGAGGCATCATCGACCTACCAGCATGTGATGCTTCTGCTGCAATAACTGAG ATGGTAATGAGGTTGATGGGAGATCTACAGAAGCTTTTCCCTGAAATTGTGCTGCATAAACAATTGTCGGAGATAAAGGAAGCATGTACAGAGAAG GTCATGGCCTCCTTCTGCAAGGCATTGAAATCTATTGGAGAGTCTTGGATGACAAGTTATGACAGGTTGGACAAACCGAGATATGATTTCCCATCACCCAAGGAGAATGTCAATCAGGATGAACTCG TTGAGACGGTGCTGGAAACGTTTGATTGCTTGATGAAGATGGCACTGGACAAGTTTGATATGATGGATGAGGATGGCCAGAAAAGAGAAGATTACAGCCCTCGGAATTGCTCATTTGGGAAGTTCTTGAGCGATTCGGAGAGCTACGCCTCAGGTTCCACCTGTCCTTCTCCGATCACTCCATCTTCTGTCCTACCCGAGATTGATGGTTCTCCGAGAGCACGAAAGAAGGCCAACATTGGTTCCAAATCACCATTACTTTGGACTCTGAGAGTGCAAGCAGTTGGGAAGCTAAATCCGATTGATGTTAAGAACTTGTCTCTTCACTTATCAAAACAAGGAGCTCATGGTACCAACAATGGCCTGGACAAGATTGAAAATTTGTTTGAAGACCCACCAATTGGGACAGAATTAGAGAGCAACCCTCAAAAGACAATTGCAGCAACAGATGAGATGAGGAAGTAG